The following nucleotide sequence is from Catonella massiliensis.
AAGCAATGCAAATGGAAGTGCCGTAAAGCAGGCTTCCACTCAGTCTAAGTCATCAGGCACAGAGAGCAAGGCAAGTACATTGGAGCCGGTTACACTTAAGATGTATTTCATAGGTGAGCCACAGTCCGACAATGACATGGTTTTTGAAGAAATCAACAAGCATTTGAAAGAGAAAATCAACGCTACAATTGAGCCTCATTACTTATCTTGGGGAGACTATCAGCAGAGATATCCGCTTTTATTCTCATCAGGTGAAGACTTTGATATGATTTATACTGCTGCTTGGGCGTTTTATGCCGAGACAGCATCAAAGGGCGGTTTTTATGAAATAACACCTGAGATGGTAGATAAATATTGTCCTCTTGCAAAGGCAGCACTTCCTGCGAATGCATGGGTAAATACCCAGGTAGCGGGAAAGAACTATATGATTCCACAGAATAACTACTGGGCAAATCATTACGGCGCATTTGTCCGTGGTGACCTTCGTAAAAAATACGGTATGGAGCCACTTAAGACAGTTGAGGATATAGAGAAGTTTATGGCTAAGGTTAAAGAGAATGAGCCTGGAATGATTCCTCTAGATGTCTCAAGTAACAATGCTGAGATTATTATGAGAGCTCTCGTTATGTATCCACAGGGACGTTACTATCTCTCACATACCTTGACATACGATTATACCAATTCAGAAAAGCTTGATCTTGTACCATTTTATGACCTTCCTGGATTTGAAGAGCATATCAAGCGTATGAAGGATTGGAACCAGAAAGGCTATATCTCAAAGAGTGATCTTACATCATCTAATACAAACCGTTTTGATTCCGGTAAGAGTGCAGTTAAATTCGGCAATATAGGTGATGCAAACACAGCTTGGCAGAACGCAAAACAGAATCACCCTGACTGGGAAGTAGAGTATATCAATCTTCTTGAAAATAAACCACTTGGTTCTGCAGGATTTACCGGTAACGGCGTTGGCTTCAATGCAAGAAGTAAAAATATTGAAAGAGCTTTGATGGCAACAGACCTTCTTAACTATGATAAGGATCTTAATTTCCTTATTAACAACGGTATACCTGGAGTACACAGTAAGCTTCTTGGAACTGTTAAGATAGATGGACATGATTTCCAGCAGATAGAAGTAATTAAACCTGATGCTTACGGCGGAATCAGTACCTGGTGCTTTGCAAATGCGCCAAGTCTTCCTATAGATTCTTTCCCTAAGTACGGTGAAATTCAGGCATCATATTACTTTAAGCAGCTTGTATTTAACCCGGTAGATGGTATGTCATTCGTCCTTGATTCTGTAAATACCGAGCAGGCAAATGTATATAATGTAAGAACTGAGTATTCACCTATCTTATACTTGGGATTTGCTGAAGACCCTATGGCAACCTTAGCTGAATTCAAAGAAAAGCTTAAAGCAGCTGGTGAGGAGAAATTTAATCAGGAAATAACCAAGCAGGCACAGGCAGTTTTTGATGCTGCTAAAAAATAATCTGCTTTTATACAAAAAGACTAGAAACAATAGAAGGGGGTTCTGATGAGCAGAGGAATTGTTCCGCAGTATATAAAAAGGACAGGTCCAGCAAGACACATAAACAAGCAGACTAAAATACAGACAGATATCCCGGTGATACAGGAAATCCTTGTGGAAAAGATAAAAAATACCGGTACTGAAGAAGGTTTCAAAGTTATTTGCTTTCATAAGGAAATACCTGCCGCTATTGGTGAGCGTATAAGCAATGAGTTTAATGTCCCAAAGCCTTCGCATAGTGAATGCCACATAATTGAGGCTAAAGGTGATGAGATACAGGTATATGCACTAAGTGAAAGAGGTTTGTTTTACGGTGCAGTATCTATAATCCACCTGATGGAAAAAGGCTGTGTTGATGAGCTTCTTGCTTATGACTATCCGGTATGTGATGAAAGAGGAATGAAGGTATTTCTACCTGCATCAAAGGATATAGGATTTTTCAAGAAATTCGTCGATATGATTTGTTACTTTAAGTTTAACAGCATCATGATAGAAATCGGCGGTGCAATGGAGTACAAGAGACATCCCGAGATAAATGAAGGATGGATTAAGTACTGTGAAGAAATGAGCGAATACTCAGGAAAAACAACAAAGATACAGGACTACACCTATCCATGGTACAAAAATGCCATACATATGGAAAACGGGGGAGGCAATTTCCTGACACAGGATGAGGTCAGAGAATTGGCAGCTTACTGTAGGAGTAGGATGTTAGAAGTTATTCCTGAAGTACCTTCACTTGGACATTGTGACTATCTTATGATGGGACACATGGACATAGCTGAAAGACCGGAGGACCCATATGCGGACACCTACTGCCCTTCAAACCCGGCTTCTTATGAGCTTCTGTTTGATGTACTTGATGAAGTTATAGAGGTATTTAATCCTGAAGTTATTAATATAGGACATGATGAATACTATACAATTGGAGTTTGTGAAAAATGCAGAGGAAAGAGTGGGGCTGACATCTTTGCAGGTGATGTGAATAAGATATATAATTACCTGAAATCAAAGGGTGTAAAAACTTTACTTTGGGGTGATAAGCTTCTGAAGAATGCTAAGGTACCTAATGCAGGACCTTTTGGCGGGGCTGAGATACAGATGTATATGCCTCAGTTCCACCAAAAAGATGGCAAAAAGATAGGTATTATGCCTGCAACATACCAGGCAATCGATATGGTGCCTAAGGATCTTCTGATCTTACATTGGAACTGGAATCTTGGAGAGCATCTTGAAGATGAGTTTTTGGATAAGAACTTTAATATCCGTTATGGTAACTTTGAAGGATATTATTTCTCAAACTGGAAAGAGCATATTGAAAAGAGTGGCCGCCACGGAGCATTTATATCCAACTGGAGTTCATTAAATGAGGTAATTTTACAGAGAAATACTATATTCTTCGGTATTTCCTATGCGTATGAAATGTTCTGGAATCATAATTATGAAGATGGAGATTATGAGACAATTAGAGACAAGACCTTTGAATATCTCTATCATTATAAATATGCAGACGCACAGGGACTTGAGGCAAAGGAGAGCCATGATGGACATCCTGCGTATGTAGAGCTTATTCATACTACTGACTACTTTGTTGACTTTAAGTTCTTTGTAGATGGAGTATTCCCTGAAAAGGAAGTATATGAGATTGGTCAGCTGGTATTTGAATATGAAGATGGACAGACTGAAAAGGTACCTCTAACTTATGGGTACAACATAGGCAATAAAGATGTGAAATGGGAGAGAAACAAGGACGGAGACCCGGGATATAATCACGGTTTTAAGCTTGCAGATCATCTTCTTGAAATGTCTTTTGCTACTCTCCCTCTTAAAAAAGGCGAAGAGACAGTTTATAAGTGCCTTGTGGCAAATCCACAACCTAAAAAGGTGCTTAAGGATTTCAGGACAGAAGTTTATCCAGACAAGAATTGCAAGGTTTATACAGAATCAGTCAGATACTTGTCCTAAGGAGATGTTGAGTGCTAAAGGATAAAGATTTTTTAAGAAAATTTATTAGACTGACCCTGCCGTTTTCAATCCAGTTTTTAATATCATCTACTGTTAACCTGATTGATGTTATGATGATAGGAAAGCTTGGCGATGCTCAAATAGCTGCGGCAGGGGCAGCTAATCAGATATTTTTCCTGTTAACAATTATACAGTTTGGTATAAGTTCCGGAGCTTCGGTGTTTATCGCCCAGTACTGGGGAGCGGGAGAAAATGAAAACATAAAAAAGGTGCTTGGTCTAATCTATGTATTAAGTGGAGGTGTATCATCCCTTTTTACCTGCTTAGGATTATTTTTACCTGAGCAGGTTATACGTTTTTATATTCACGATGCGGATGCTGTAAAGTATGGGAGCAGTTACCTTTTTGTTGTGAGTATAAGCTATATAATTACAGCAATAAGCACTTCTCTTGCAACTGTTTGCAGATGTACGGGGAATGTCGGGCTTCCTACGGTTGCCGGATTCATTTCTATGGCT
It contains:
- a CDS encoding extracellular solute-binding protein — encoded protein: MRKLRKWLAAGLSMTMALALVACGSGAKNDTKSNANGSAVKQASTQSKSSGTESKASTLEPVTLKMYFIGEPQSDNDMVFEEINKHLKEKINATIEPHYLSWGDYQQRYPLLFSSGEDFDMIYTAAWAFYAETASKGGFYEITPEMVDKYCPLAKAALPANAWVNTQVAGKNYMIPQNNYWANHYGAFVRGDLRKKYGMEPLKTVEDIEKFMAKVKENEPGMIPLDVSSNNAEIIMRALVMYPQGRYYLSHTLTYDYTNSEKLDLVPFYDLPGFEEHIKRMKDWNQKGYISKSDLTSSNTNRFDSGKSAVKFGNIGDANTAWQNAKQNHPDWEVEYINLLENKPLGSAGFTGNGVGFNARSKNIERALMATDLLNYDKDLNFLINNGIPGVHSKLLGTVKIDGHDFQQIEVIKPDAYGGISTWCFANAPSLPIDSFPKYGEIQASYYFKQLVFNPVDGMSFVLDSVNTEQANVYNVRTEYSPILYLGFAEDPMATLAEFKEKLKAAGEEKFNQEITKQAQAVFDAAKK
- a CDS encoding family 20 glycosylhydrolase, producing MSRGIVPQYIKRTGPARHINKQTKIQTDIPVIQEILVEKIKNTGTEEGFKVICFHKEIPAAIGERISNEFNVPKPSHSECHIIEAKGDEIQVYALSERGLFYGAVSIIHLMEKGCVDELLAYDYPVCDERGMKVFLPASKDIGFFKKFVDMICYFKFNSIMIEIGGAMEYKRHPEINEGWIKYCEEMSEYSGKTTKIQDYTYPWYKNAIHMENGGGNFLTQDEVRELAAYCRSRMLEVIPEVPSLGHCDYLMMGHMDIAERPEDPYADTYCPSNPASYELLFDVLDEVIEVFNPEVINIGHDEYYTIGVCEKCRGKSGADIFAGDVNKIYNYLKSKGVKTLLWGDKLLKNAKVPNAGPFGGAEIQMYMPQFHQKDGKKIGIMPATYQAIDMVPKDLLILHWNWNLGEHLEDEFLDKNFNIRYGNFEGYYFSNWKEHIEKSGRHGAFISNWSSLNEVILQRNTIFFGISYAYEMFWNHNYEDGDYETIRDKTFEYLYHYKYADAQGLEAKESHDGHPAYVELIHTTDYFVDFKFFVDGVFPEKEVYEIGQLVFEYEDGQTEKVPLTYGYNIGNKDVKWERNKDGDPGYNHGFKLADHLLEMSFATLPLKKGEETVYKCLVANPQPKKVLKDFRTEVYPDKNCKVYTESVRYLS